The DNA region CGCCAGCCGCACCGCCGCCTTCATGGACGAGGTGCGCGACCTGGCCGAACCCCTGTTGGAGTCCGACAGGCCTTTGCTCCTGGCCCTGAACAAGGTGGACATCGTCAAGCCCAAGGACGCCCTGCTGCCGATCATGGAAGAGCTTGCCGATGCGTTCCCCGGCGCATCGCTCTACCCCATCTCGGCCTTGCGCACCGAGGGGCTGCCCCCGCTGCTGGACGGCATGATCGAGCACCTGCCGGAATCGCCGCCGCTCTTCCCGCCGGACCAGGTTTCTACGGCGCCCATGCGCTTCATGGCCTCGGAGCTGCTGCGCGAGAAGTTGTTCGACGCCACGCGGCAGGAGGTGCCGTACTCTCTGGCCGTGGACATCGAAGAGTGGTTCGAGGACCCGGACACGGGCCGCATCTCCATCAGCGCCGTGGTCTACGTGGCGCGGCAGGCGCACAAGCGCATCGTGATCGGAAAGGACGGCCGCGTACTGAAGGAGGCCGCCACCAAGACCCGGCACGAGCTCATGGACATGCTCGGCAGGAAAGTCCACCTGGAGGTCTGGGTGAAGGTGAAGGAGAACTGGCCCGAGAACCCGGCCATGCTGCGCCAGCTCGGCTTGGGTTAGTCGTTGAACATCTTCAGCTGGCTGCGTTGCTATACAAAGCTCAAACCCTGGCGCATCTTATGAATGCGTCAACCTTGAGCTTTTCCTGCGCCTTGCCCGCGTGATTTTTGATCAGCCTGCAGTGAGAGGACTTTTCTAAAGCTTCCTGGACAACGCCATCACAAGGCGGTCTGCGTCTTCCCCGCCGGCCGCCTTGTACCCTGCCCGCCTCGCTGCTATGTTTCCACGCAGTTGATGGCCCTCATATCTTTTCCCGCTACTCCCGGAATGTAGCCGATCGACGCATTCCCGGTAGGGTATCACCTCGTTTTCGATCACCTCCAAAAATATGGCACACGAGTGCGCACCAATCGAAGCGAATCTCGCGCACGTCCGCGAGAGTGTTGCCTCGGCCTGCATTCGGGCCGGGCGTTCCATGGAAGACGTCGCGATCATCGCCATCGCCAAGAAGCATCCCGCCGAGGCGGTCCGCCGCGCCATTGCCGCGATGCAGCTCGACATAGGCGAGTCCTATGTTCAGGAGGCTTTGGCCAAGCAGGAAGAAATAGCCGATCCGCGTGTGCGCTGGCACTTTGTGGGCGGTCTGCAAAGCCGGAAAGCCAAGGAAATCGTGGGCCGGTTCCACCTGCTCCACTCTCTCGACTCCGAGAAGCTGGCCCACAAGTTGCATAATGCGGCAGTGGATCAAGGTGTTACCCAGTCCGTGCTCATTCAGGTAAACGTCGGCCGCGAAGAACAGAAGTCCGGCGTCATGGAAGAGAAGCTCCCGGAGCTGGCCGAGGCCGTTCTCGGCATGCCGGAGCTGTCGCTGCAGGGGCTTATGTGCCTGCCGCCCTTCTTTGACGATCCTGACGGCGCGCAGCCCTTTTTCGCCAAGCTGCGAAAATTACGTGACGATCTGGAACGTCGCCTGGGCGTCACGCTACCGACGCTATCAATGGGCATGACCGGGGACTTTCAACAAGCAATCGCTGAAGGCGCAACGTGCGTCCGCATCGGCACGGCTATTTTCGGCCCCCGAGAGTATTGAGGAGCGTTCAATGGATCTGGCCACAATCATCGGCATCATTCTGTCCTTCGGGCTGGTGATCTCATCCATTGTTTTCAATGGCAGCATCCTTATTTTCATCTCCGTGCCATCGCTGCTCATCGTGGTCGGGGGAACCATCGGCGCCACGCTGGTCAACTATCCGTTGCGCAGCGTGCTCGGCGTTATGGGCGTGATCAAGCACACCTTCATGTCCAAAGTCGAATCGCCCTCCCAGATCATCGAGCAGTTCATGGAGTACGCCAACCGCGCCCGCCGCGAAGGCATCCTTTCCCTGGAGCCGATCATCAAGGATATTGAGGACCTGTACCTGAAGAAAGGGTTGCAGCTCACTGTGGACGGTCTGGAGCCCCAGGCCATCCAGGAGATTCTGGAAAAGGAAATCACCTACCTCGAAGGCCGCCACGAGACCGGCGCC from Oceanidesulfovibrio marinus includes:
- the era gene encoding GTPase Era; the encoded protein is MNDDTYPNDEYSEDEDGFSPDDLEFDPENFDPEALPGREIAMPLDIEVPEGFRAGWVALLGPPNAGKSTLLNALVGQKVAIVTSKPQTTRTQVTGILSREMEQLVFFDTPGLHNRGGKMNRALLQSAWQALSGADVVVLVLDMAFAASRTAAFMDEVRDLAEPLLESDRPLLLALNKVDIVKPKDALLPIMEELADAFPGASLYPISALRTEGLPPLLDGMIEHLPESPPLFPPDQVSTAPMRFMASELLREKLFDATRQEVPYSLAVDIEEWFEDPDTGRISISAVVYVARQAHKRIVIGKDGRVLKEAATKTRHELMDMLGRKVHLEVWVKVKENWPENPAMLRQLGLG
- a CDS encoding motility protein A, producing the protein MDLATIIGIILSFGLVISSIVFNGSILIFISVPSLLIVVGGTIGATLVNYPLRSVLGVMGVIKHTFMSKVESPSQIIEQFMEYANRARREGILSLEPIIKDIEDLYLKKGLQLTVDGLEPQAIQEILEKEITYLEGRHETGAEILSTFGAYAPAMGMIGTVIGLILMLQTMDDPSTIGPSMAVALITTFYGAVFANLVFLPMAGKLKQRSKDEVVIKEMVMEGILAISKGENPRIIEEKLTSFLPPKDRRKET
- a CDS encoding YggS family pyridoxal phosphate-dependent enzyme — protein: MAHECAPIEANLAHVRESVASACIRAGRSMEDVAIIAIAKKHPAEAVRRAIAAMQLDIGESYVQEALAKQEEIADPRVRWHFVGGLQSRKAKEIVGRFHLLHSLDSEKLAHKLHNAAVDQGVTQSVLIQVNVGREEQKSGVMEEKLPELAEAVLGMPELSLQGLMCLPPFFDDPDGAQPFFAKLRKLRDDLERRLGVTLPTLSMGMTGDFQQAIAEGATCVRIGTAIFGPREY